From the genome of Pelobacter propionicus DSM 2379, one region includes:
- a CDS encoding NADH-ubiquinone oxidoreductase-F iron-sulfur binding region domain-containing protein → MEPKKQLRIATRNCGFIDPENIEDYIGVRGYEALASAITNGTPAGVIEQMKKSGLRGRGGGGFPTGVKWAFAAANQADQKYVVCNADEGDPGAFMDRALLEGDPHSIVEAMAICGYAIGASIGVVYIRAEYPLAIKRLIKSIEDARDYGLLGRNILGTGFNFDIELKYGAGAFVCGEETALIRSMEGSRGEPYTKPPFPASAGYWGKPTIVNNVETLANIPPILVKGADWFSSIGTENSKGTKVFALAGKITNVGLIEVPMGITLGEIIFEIGGGCPNGKQFKAVQTGGPSGGALTSRDIDVPIDYDNLIARGSMMGSGGMIVMDEDNCMVDVAKFFLDFTMDETCGKCTPCRIGSKRLHEILCRITQGEGTLEDMENLQCLGATIKDTALCGFGQTMPNPVLSTIRTFMDEYRAHVVDKKCPAGVCVSLLEIVILAESCVGCTLCSRVCPVNCISGTVKGVHVIDQAACIKCGACIDACKFQAIVKR, encoded by the coding sequence ATGGAACCCAAAAAGCAGCTGCGGATAGCGACCAGGAACTGCGGTTTCATCGATCCGGAAAATATCGAGGATTACATCGGGGTGCGCGGCTACGAGGCGCTGGCCAGCGCCATTACCAACGGCACGCCTGCCGGAGTGATCGAGCAGATGAAAAAATCGGGCTTGAGGGGGCGGGGTGGCGGCGGTTTCCCCACTGGCGTCAAGTGGGCATTTGCCGCCGCGAATCAGGCTGACCAGAAATACGTCGTCTGCAATGCGGACGAGGGGGACCCTGGCGCCTTCATGGATCGGGCCCTGCTGGAGGGGGATCCCCATTCCATAGTGGAGGCCATGGCCATCTGCGGCTACGCCATCGGCGCATCCATCGGCGTCGTCTACATCCGGGCCGAATACCCCCTAGCAATCAAACGGCTGATCAAGTCCATCGAGGATGCCCGTGACTACGGCCTCCTGGGCAGGAACATTCTCGGTACCGGCTTCAATTTCGACATAGAACTGAAGTATGGCGCCGGCGCCTTTGTCTGCGGCGAGGAGACCGCCCTGATCAGGTCCATGGAAGGGAGCCGCGGCGAACCGTACACCAAGCCCCCCTTTCCGGCCAGCGCCGGGTACTGGGGCAAACCTACCATCGTCAACAACGTGGAGACCCTTGCCAATATCCCCCCTATCCTCGTCAAGGGGGCTGACTGGTTCTCCTCCATCGGTACGGAGAATTCCAAGGGGACCAAGGTCTTCGCCCTGGCCGGCAAGATCACGAACGTCGGCCTGATCGAGGTTCCCATGGGCATAACCCTGGGTGAGATCATCTTCGAGATCGGCGGCGGCTGCCCGAATGGCAAACAGTTCAAGGCGGTGCAGACCGGCGGCCCCTCCGGCGGCGCGCTGACCTCCAGGGATATCGATGTCCCCATCGACTATGACAATCTGATCGCCAGAGGCTCCATGATGGGCTCCGGCGGCATGATCGTCATGGATGAGGACAACTGCATGGTCGACGTGGCCAAGTTCTTCCTCGACTTCACCATGGATGAGACTTGCGGCAAATGCACCCCCTGCCGCATCGGTTCAAAACGGCTCCATGAGATCCTCTGCCGGATCACCCAGGGCGAGGGCACACTGGAGGATATGGAAAACCTGCAATGTCTCGGCGCAACCATCAAGGACACGGCGCTGTGCGGCTTCGGCCAGACCATGCCCAACCCGGTGCTCTCCACCATCAGGACCTTCATGGATGAATACCGTGCCCATGTAGTTGACAAGAAGTGCCCGGCCGGGGTCTGTGTCAGCCTGCTGGAAATTGTCATCCTGGCCGAAAGCTGTGTCGGCTGCACCCTCTGCAGCCGTGTCTGCCCGGTCAACTGCATCTCCGGTACGGTCAAAGGTGTGCATGTCATCGATCAGGCAGCCTGCATCAAGTGCGGCGCCTGCATCGACGCGTGCAAATTCCAGGCGATAGTGAAACGATGA
- a CDS encoding NADH-quinone oxidoreductase subunit NuoE family protein, with the protein MQTGSTCQFTGGCTTPGRSTLPATLCQELDDFVADLPTREGHLVTVLHKAQQLFGYLPREVQQYVADLMGVSLAKVYGVASFYTFFSMVPKGKYPISICMGTACYVKQAHKIVDAFKDILGVEIGEVTGDGKFSIDVLRCVGACALAPILTVGEKVYAHVTPDQVKEIIAEY; encoded by the coding sequence ATGCAAACAGGTTCAACGTGCCAGTTTACCGGTGGATGCACAACCCCGGGCCGTTCAACGTTACCGGCTACGCTGTGTCAGGAGTTGGACGACTTTGTCGCCGACCTCCCCACCAGGGAAGGGCATCTGGTAACGGTGCTGCACAAGGCCCAGCAGCTGTTCGGTTACCTCCCCCGGGAGGTGCAGCAGTACGTTGCCGACCTGATGGGTGTATCGCTGGCCAAGGTCTATGGCGTGGCAAGTTTCTACACCTTCTTCAGCATGGTTCCCAAGGGGAAATACCCGATCTCCATCTGTATGGGGACTGCCTGCTACGTCAAGCAGGCCCACAAGATTGTGGACGCGTTCAAGGATATCCTTGGCGTTGAAATCGGAGAGGTTACCGGGGACGGCAAATTCTCCATCGACGTCCTGCGCTGCGTGGGCGCCTGCGCCCTTGCCCCGATCCTGACGGTGGGCGAGAAGGTCTACGCCCACGTCACCCCGGACCAGGTCAAGGAAATTATCGCTGAGTACTGA
- the uvrA gene encoding excinuclease ABC subunit UvrA, with amino-acid sequence MAHDKIIIKGACEHNLKCIDVEIPRDQLVVITGISGSGKSTLAFDTIYAEGQRRYVESLSAYARQFLEQMEKPDVESIDGLSPAISIEQKTTSKNPRSTVGTVTEIYDYLRLLFARVGHPHCVSCGREITSQTVSQMVDQIMALSAGTKLTLLSPMIRGRKGEYKKELGQLRKEGFTRVVIDGRQLELADEIVLDKKKKHDIDIVVDRIVVKEGVQRRLADSLETALHHAEGVVKVEVVTATTSTDAPSRVGGKPAPPKTLILSEKLACVECGISYQEITPRLFSFNNPHGACPECTGLGTRMYFDPELVIPNPELSLREGAIAPWEKRLSGWFHLILEALAKAYDFDIRTPFKDLPEQVRDVILNGSKGEKIEFWWEEEGDRRHTYYKEFEGVLNNLQRRWRETESESSREELEKYMNVMSCPTCQGARLRPEALHVLVGGRSIREVTALSIRDCLVFFETLELTAKEGEIARRILKEIRERLSFLVNVGLDYLSLERTSGTLSGGEGQRIRLATQIGSSLVGVLYILDEPSIGLHQRDNSRLLETLKRLRDLGNTVLVVEHDEETILEADHLIDMGPGAGVHGGEVVAQGTPAQVMENPDSLTGRYLSGKLCIPVPKERRTADRFLEILGATENNLKNVNVTIPLGVMTCVTGVSGSGKSTLVIDTLHKALCQRLYRSREKGGAVGDVLGLEHLDKVINIDQSPIGRTPRSNPATYTAVFGDIRDLFSNLPESKLRGYKPGRYSFNVKGGRCEACSGDGIIKIEMHFLPDVYVECEVCKGARYNRETLEVLYKGKSIADVLDMTVSQALEFMGAIPRIRNKLTTLEEVGLGYIKLGQSATTLSGGEAQRVKLAKELAKRATGRTIYILDEPTTGLHFEDIRKLLEVIQRLVDSGNTVLIIEHNLDVIKTADWLIDLGPEGGDRGGEIVAVGTPEQLATVSGSYTGQYLRKLL; translated from the coding sequence ATGGCACACGACAAGATCATCATCAAAGGCGCCTGCGAGCATAACCTGAAGTGCATCGACGTGGAGATTCCCCGGGACCAGCTGGTGGTCATCACCGGCATCTCCGGCTCGGGGAAATCGACCCTGGCCTTCGACACCATCTACGCCGAAGGTCAGCGGCGCTACGTGGAGTCGCTCTCCGCCTATGCCCGCCAGTTCCTGGAGCAGATGGAGAAGCCGGACGTGGAGTCCATCGATGGGCTCTCGCCGGCCATCTCCATCGAGCAGAAGACAACCAGCAAGAACCCCCGCTCCACCGTGGGCACCGTCACCGAGATCTACGACTACCTGCGCCTGCTGTTCGCCCGGGTCGGCCATCCCCACTGCGTCTCCTGCGGCAGGGAGATCACCTCCCAGACCGTTTCCCAGATGGTGGACCAGATCATGGCGCTGTCGGCAGGAACCAAATTGACCCTTCTCTCCCCCATGATCCGCGGTCGCAAGGGGGAGTACAAAAAAGAGCTGGGCCAACTGCGCAAGGAGGGCTTCACCCGGGTGGTGATCGACGGCCGGCAGCTGGAGCTGGCAGATGAGATCGTGCTGGACAAGAAGAAGAAACACGACATCGACATCGTGGTTGACCGCATCGTGGTCAAGGAGGGGGTGCAGCGCCGCCTGGCCGACTCCCTGGAGACCGCCCTGCACCATGCCGAGGGGGTGGTCAAGGTGGAGGTGGTCACAGCGACGACATCCACGGATGCCCCTTCGAGAGTAGGGGGGAAGCCCGCACCACCCAAAACCCTGATTTTATCCGAGAAGCTGGCCTGCGTGGAGTGCGGCATCTCCTACCAGGAGATCACCCCCAGGCTCTTCTCCTTCAACAACCCCCACGGCGCCTGCCCGGAGTGCACCGGCCTGGGCACCCGCATGTATTTCGACCCGGAACTGGTCATACCCAACCCGGAGCTGTCGCTTCGGGAGGGGGCCATCGCCCCTTGGGAGAAGCGGCTCTCCGGCTGGTTCCACCTGATCCTGGAGGCCCTGGCCAAGGCCTACGACTTCGACATCCGCACCCCCTTCAAGGATCTCCCCGAGCAGGTGCGCGACGTTATCCTCAACGGATCAAAGGGGGAAAAGATCGAGTTCTGGTGGGAAGAGGAGGGAGACCGCCGGCACACCTATTACAAGGAGTTCGAGGGGGTGCTGAACAACCTGCAGCGCCGCTGGCGCGAGACCGAGTCGGAATCGTCCCGGGAGGAGTTGGAGAAGTACATGAACGTCATGTCCTGCCCCACCTGCCAGGGGGCGCGCTTAAGGCCCGAGGCGCTGCACGTGCTGGTGGGGGGGAGGAGCATCCGGGAGGTGACCGCCCTCTCCATCCGCGACTGCCTGGTCTTCTTCGAGACCCTGGAGTTGACCGCCAAGGAAGGGGAGATCGCCCGGCGCATCCTCAAGGAGATTCGCGAACGGCTCTCCTTCCTGGTCAACGTGGGGCTTGACTACCTCTCCCTGGAGCGCACCTCCGGCACCCTCTCCGGCGGGGAGGGGCAACGCATCCGCCTGGCCACCCAGATCGGTTCCAGCCTAGTGGGGGTGCTCTACATCCTGGACGAACCCTCCATCGGCCTGCACCAGCGGGACAACTCCCGCCTGCTGGAGACCCTGAAGAGGCTGCGGGACCTGGGCAACACGGTGCTGGTGGTGGAGCACGACGAGGAGACCATCCTGGAGGCGGACCACCTGATCGACATGGGGCCGGGAGCCGGGGTGCACGGCGGCGAGGTCGTGGCCCAGGGGACGCCGGCCCAGGTGATGGAAAATCCCGACTCCCTCACCGGCCGTTACCTGTCGGGCAAGCTCTGCATCCCGGTGCCGAAGGAGCGGCGGACGGCTGACAGGTTTCTGGAGATTCTCGGCGCCACGGAGAACAACCTGAAGAACGTCAATGTGACGATCCCGCTGGGGGTGATGACCTGCGTCACCGGCGTCTCCGGTTCGGGCAAGTCCACCCTGGTGATCGACACCCTGCACAAGGCGCTCTGCCAGCGGCTCTACCGCAGCCGGGAAAAGGGAGGGGCGGTCGGGGACGTGCTCGGCCTGGAGCACCTGGACAAGGTGATCAACATCGACCAGTCCCCCATCGGCCGCACCCCGCGCTCCAACCCGGCCACCTACACGGCCGTGTTCGGCGACATCCGTGACCTGTTCTCCAACCTGCCCGAGTCCAAATTGAGGGGATACAAGCCGGGTCGCTACTCCTTCAACGTCAAGGGGGGGCGCTGCGAGGCCTGCTCCGGCGACGGGATCATCAAGATCGAGATGCACTTCCTGCCGGACGTATATGTGGAATGCGAGGTCTGCAAGGGGGCGCGCTACAACCGGGAGACCCTGGAGGTGCTCTACAAGGGGAAATCCATCGCCGACGTGCTGGACATGACCGTCTCCCAGGCCCTGGAGTTCATGGGCGCCATCCCGCGCATCAGGAACAAGCTCACAACCCTGGAGGAGGTGGGATTAGGCTACATCAAGCTGGGGCAGTCGGCCACCACCCTCTCCGGCGGCGAGGCCCAGCGGGTCAAGCTGGCCAAGGAGCTCGCCAAGCGGGCCACCGGCCGCACCATCTACATCCTGGACGAGCCGACCACCGGCCTGCACTTCGAGGATATCCGCAAGCTCTTGGAGGTGATCCAGCGCCTGGTGGACAGCGGCAACACGGTGCTGATCATCGAGCACAACCTGGACGTGATCAAGACAGCCGACTGGCTGATCGACCTGGGGCCGGAAGGGGGAGACCGTGGCGGGGAGATCGTCGCCGTCGGAACCCCGGAGCAGCTGGCAACGGTGAGCGGTTCCTACACCGGCCAGTATCTGCGCAAGCTACTGTGA
- the mobA gene encoding molybdenum cofactor guanylyltransferase, translating to MTENPHELLVLTGGGTLAAEGAMTARVTAVILAGGMSSRMKSNKALLPYRGERFIERIFRKLSEVFPEVILVTNSPELYRFLPCRIVADLYPGMGALAGIQAGLTQSSTPYIFVVACDMPDLDEQLVRYLVSRADGVDVVIPESDSGLEPLHAAYGRGCLGVMNDALSSGRSKIVACFDQLKVDVVSHQDIAAIDPTFLSFRNINTPEEYFRIRQEVLNADPLMCRNRS from the coding sequence ATGACTGAGAATCCTCACGAACTCCTTGTCCTTACCGGAGGTGGGACACTGGCGGCAGAAGGCGCCATGACTGCCAGGGTAACCGCCGTGATCCTGGCAGGAGGCATGTCCTCCCGCATGAAGAGCAACAAGGCGCTGCTCCCCTACCGTGGCGAGCGCTTCATTGAGAGGATTTTCCGCAAGTTATCCGAGGTCTTCCCGGAAGTCATCCTGGTCACGAACAGTCCGGAGCTGTACCGATTTCTCCCCTGCCGCATCGTAGCGGACCTGTACCCCGGGATGGGGGCTCTGGCAGGCATCCAGGCCGGGCTGACGCAGAGTTCGACGCCGTACATTTTTGTGGTTGCCTGTGACATGCCTGACCTGGACGAGCAGCTTGTCCGTTATCTGGTCTCCAGGGCTGATGGTGTAGATGTGGTCATTCCGGAGAGCGACAGCGGCCTCGAGCCGCTCCATGCCGCCTACGGCAGGGGTTGCCTGGGGGTTATGAATGATGCCCTCTCTTCAGGAAGAAGTAAGATTGTTGCCTGTTTCGACCAGCTCAAGGTAGATGTTGTTTCCCACCAGGACATCGCCGCTATTGATCCGACCTTTCTCTCTTTCCGCAACATCAACACTCCCGAGGAATACTTCCGCATCAGGCAGGAAGTGCTGAATGCTGATCCGCTGATGTGCAGGAACAGGTCATAA
- a CDS encoding glycine cleavage system protein R yields MTQQPETLHYAVSVVGKDRPGIVAAIAEGLYHLGCNIADSSCTMLAGEFAMILIVSHPRPFSKSRLCEELKPACDRLGMFLAVSPLTMADVPTRENEQEICLVSVYGADQPGIVFRVTRELACQGINITDLTTKLIGTKEQPVYVMMLEAALPDGQTPHQLEKLLENLKKELDVEIGVRIVTPVSL; encoded by the coding sequence ATGACGCAGCAGCCTGAAACCCTGCATTACGCCGTTTCGGTAGTGGGCAAGGACCGGCCAGGCATTGTGGCCGCCATCGCCGAGGGGCTCTACCACCTGGGGTGCAACATCGCCGATTCCAGTTGCACCATGCTGGCCGGCGAATTCGCCATGATCCTGATCGTGTCCCACCCCCGCCCCTTCAGCAAGAGCCGTCTCTGCGAGGAACTGAAGCCGGCCTGCGACCGACTGGGCATGTTCCTGGCCGTGAGCCCCCTGACCATGGCCGATGTGCCGACCCGGGAGAACGAACAGGAGATCTGCCTGGTGTCGGTCTACGGAGCGGACCAGCCGGGGATCGTCTTCCGGGTCACACGCGAGCTGGCCTGCCAGGGGATCAATATCACCGATCTGACCACCAAGCTGATCGGGACAAAAGAGCAGCCGGTGTACGTCATGATGCTGGAAGCCGCCCTCCCCGACGGCCAGACCCCGCATCAGCTGGAAAAGCTGCTGGAAAACCTGAAGAAGGAGCTTGATGTGGAGATCGGTGTGCGTATCGTCACCCCGGTTTCCCTCTGA
- the ppdK gene encoding pyruvate, phosphate dikinase has translation MAQQYVYFFGGGKADGRADMKNLLGGKGANLAEMTSIGLPVPPGFTISTEVCTEFYKNDRTHPASLAAEVSANLRKIEELMGKKFGDSGNPLLLSVRSGARASMPGMMDTVLNLGLNDTTVQGIIAQSGDERFAYDAYRRFVQMYADVVLGMEKDILDHLLDQKKEERGVYLDTDLTAADWKDLVLQYKGAIKAELGIDFPEDPEEQLWGAVNAVFGSWMNQRAITYRKLNNIPAEWGTAVNVQAMVFGNMGQDCATGVAFTRDPSTGENYFYGEFLVNAQGEDVVAGIRTPQPINRAKNKDGELPSMEEVMPECYQQLVRIRETLEKHYRDMQDIEFTIEKGVLYMLQTRNGKRTAPAAIKIAVDMVNEGLIDKKTAVLRVEPSQLDQLLHPTLDPKAERTIIAKGLPASPGAVSGEVVFSADEAEAEAKTGRKVILVRIETSPEDIHGMHAAQGILTARGGMTSHAAVVARGMGKCCVAGCGDIKVDYADESFIAPNGVEVKKGDLITLDGATGEVMLGVVPTVSVQLTGDFATLMGWVDQFRTLKVRANADTPHDARVAREFGAQGIGLCRTEHMFFDAERIAAVREMILSDDLEGRQKALAKILPMQTSDFKGIFREMKGLPVTIRLLDPPLHEFLPQTEKDIDELAATMRVPASTLRHKVEYLHEFNPMLGHRGCRLGITYPEIYDMQVRAIMVAACELIKNNGFSIVPEIMIPLVATVRELALLKRNAVAICEEVIADYGVTMEYLIGTMIELPRAALTADEIASEAEFFSFGTNDLTQTTFGLSRDDAGKFLPFYMDNGIIEQDPFVSLDQTGVGQLVRIASEKGRATRPDIKLGICGEHGGDPASVCFCHTSGLDYVSCSPFRVPIARLAAAHAALS, from the coding sequence ATGGCGCAGCAATACGTGTATTTCTTTGGTGGCGGCAAGGCTGACGGCCGGGCCGACATGAAAAACCTGCTGGGGGGCAAGGGTGCCAATCTGGCTGAAATGACCAGCATTGGTCTGCCGGTTCCCCCGGGATTCACGATCTCCACCGAAGTATGTACCGAATTTTATAAGAACGACCGCACCCATCCTGCGTCCTTGGCTGCCGAAGTGTCCGCCAATCTGAGGAAAATCGAGGAATTGATGGGCAAGAAGTTTGGGGATTCCGGAAATCCGCTGCTCCTCTCGGTCCGCTCCGGCGCCCGCGCCTCCATGCCGGGCATGATGGATACGGTCCTCAACCTTGGCCTCAACGACACCACCGTCCAGGGGATCATCGCCCAGAGCGGGGACGAGCGTTTCGCCTACGACGCCTACCGCCGCTTCGTCCAGATGTATGCCGATGTGGTGCTGGGGATGGAAAAGGACATCCTCGACCACCTGCTGGACCAGAAGAAGGAGGAGCGCGGGGTCTATCTGGACACCGATCTCACCGCCGCCGACTGGAAGGACCTGGTGCTCCAGTACAAGGGAGCCATCAAGGCCGAGCTTGGCATCGACTTTCCCGAAGATCCGGAAGAGCAGTTGTGGGGAGCGGTGAACGCGGTGTTCGGCTCCTGGATGAACCAGCGCGCCATCACCTACCGCAAGCTCAACAACATCCCGGCCGAATGGGGCACGGCGGTCAACGTCCAGGCCATGGTCTTCGGCAACATGGGCCAGGACTGCGCCACCGGCGTGGCCTTCACCCGCGACCCCTCCACTGGCGAGAACTACTTTTACGGCGAATTCCTGGTTAATGCCCAGGGAGAGGACGTGGTGGCCGGCATCCGCACCCCCCAGCCGATCAACCGCGCCAAGAACAAGGATGGCGAGCTTCCCTCCATGGAAGAGGTCATGCCGGAATGCTACCAGCAGCTGGTACGCATCCGCGAAACCCTTGAAAAGCATTACCGGGACATGCAGGATATCGAGTTCACCATCGAGAAGGGCGTTCTGTACATGCTGCAGACCAGAAACGGCAAGCGCACCGCGCCGGCCGCCATCAAGATCGCCGTGGACATGGTGAACGAGGGGCTGATCGACAAGAAGACCGCCGTGCTGCGTGTGGAGCCCAGCCAGCTGGATCAGTTGCTGCACCCCACCCTTGATCCGAAGGCGGAGAGAACCATCATCGCCAAGGGACTGCCGGCCTCACCCGGAGCGGTTTCCGGTGAAGTGGTCTTCTCGGCCGACGAGGCCGAGGCCGAGGCCAAGACCGGCCGCAAGGTCATCCTGGTGCGCATCGAAACCTCGCCCGAAGATATCCACGGCATGCACGCCGCCCAGGGAATCCTCACCGCACGCGGAGGCATGACCTCCCACGCTGCTGTCGTTGCCCGCGGCATGGGCAAATGCTGCGTGGCCGGCTGCGGCGACATCAAGGTCGACTACGCGGACGAGAGCTTTATCGCACCCAATGGCGTGGAAGTGAAGAAGGGCGACCTGATCACCCTGGACGGCGCCACGGGAGAGGTCATGCTGGGTGTGGTGCCCACCGTGTCGGTTCAGCTGACCGGAGATTTCGCCACACTGATGGGCTGGGTGGACCAGTTCAGAACACTGAAGGTGCGCGCCAACGCCGACACCCCCCATGACGCCCGGGTGGCCCGGGAATTCGGCGCTCAAGGGATCGGACTCTGCCGCACCGAGCATATGTTCTTCGACGCCGAACGCATCGCAGCCGTGCGCGAGATGATCCTCTCCGACGACCTGGAGGGCCGCCAGAAAGCACTGGCCAAGATCCTGCCCATGCAGACCAGCGATTTCAAGGGGATCTTCCGCGAGATGAAGGGGCTGCCGGTTACTATCCGCCTGCTGGACCCGCCGCTGCACGAGTTCCTCCCCCAGACCGAGAAGGATATCGATGAACTGGCCGCAACCATGCGGGTGCCCGCCAGCACGCTCAGGCACAAGGTAGAGTACCTTCACGAGTTCAACCCCATGCTGGGGCACCGCGGTTGCCGTCTCGGTATTACCTACCCCGAGATTTACGACATGCAGGTGCGCGCCATCATGGTGGCTGCCTGCGAACTGATCAAGAACAACGGCTTCTCCATCGTACCCGAAATCATGATTCCCCTGGTGGCAACGGTCAGGGAGTTGGCACTGCTCAAGCGGAACGCCGTAGCGATCTGCGAGGAGGTCATCGCCGACTACGGCGTCACGATGGAGTACCTGATCGGCACCATGATCGAGCTCCCCCGCGCCGCCCTGACCGCCGACGAGATCGCCAGTGAGGCCGAATTCTTCTCCTTCGGCACCAACGACCTGACCCAGACCACCTTCGGCCTCTCCCGCGACGATGCGGGCAAATTCCTTCCGTTCTACATGGATAACGGCATCATCGAGCAGGACCCCTTCGTCTCCCTGGATCAGACAGGCGTCGGCCAGCTGGTCAGGATCGCCAGCGAGAAGGGGCGCGCCACCCGGCCGGACATCAAGCTCGGCATCTGCGGCGAGCATGGCGGGGACCCTGCATCGGTCTGCTTCTGCCACACAAGCGGGCTGGACTACGTCTCCTGCTCACCCTTCCGGGTGCCCATCGCCCGCCTGGCAGCAGCCCACGCCGCACTCTCCTGA
- a CDS encoding (2Fe-2S) ferredoxin domain-containing protein — protein sequence MAKITSIADLKKFQQEYRSLKEARSREKIIVSVSLATCGIASGGNMVMEAMKDEVARQGIDNVEFIRVGCMTYCHSEPTVEVSLPGREPLVFGKLDENGARQLVQKYLKKGELTGTVIPVNYTRVEL from the coding sequence ATGGCAAAGATTACATCCATAGCCGATCTGAAGAAGTTTCAGCAAGAGTACAGGTCACTAAAAGAGGCGCGTTCCCGGGAGAAAATCATCGTCAGTGTATCCCTGGCAACCTGCGGCATCGCCTCGGGCGGAAACATGGTGATGGAGGCCATGAAGGATGAGGTGGCTAGGCAGGGAATCGACAACGTGGAATTCATCAGGGTCGGCTGCATGACCTACTGCCATTCCGAACCGACCGTGGAGGTCAGCCTGCCCGGACGGGAGCCGCTCGTGTTCGGCAAGCTGGATGAGAACGGGGCACGCCAACTTGTCCAGAAATATCTGAAAAAAGGCGAGCTTACCGGCACGGTGATTCCGGTGAACTACACCAGGGTAGAACTATGA
- the amrA gene encoding AmmeMemoRadiSam system protein A, whose translation MPELLTPDEQTVLLRIARETIVAHVTGSTIPVVAHPTRGLKHKHGCFVTIKQQGQLRGCIGNFVSEVPLYQLVQEMAVSASTRDPRFYPMKPADLDDFHLEISVLSPLKLIGSVESIVVGKHGLYIIKNHHRGVLLPQVATEYGWDRETFLRHTCVKAGLPEDAWQNECEIYTFTALVFGEG comes from the coding sequence ATGCCTGAACTGCTGACACCCGACGAGCAGACGGTACTGCTCAGGATAGCCCGCGAGACCATTGTCGCCCACGTCACCGGCAGCACTATCCCTGTTGTCGCCCACCCCACCCGGGGGTTGAAACACAAGCACGGCTGCTTCGTGACCATCAAACAGCAGGGGCAGCTCAGGGGATGCATCGGCAATTTTGTCTCCGAGGTGCCGCTGTACCAGCTGGTGCAGGAGATGGCCGTTTCCGCCTCCACCCGCGACCCCCGCTTCTATCCCATGAAACCGGCCGACCTTGACGACTTCCATCTGGAAATCTCGGTGCTTTCGCCGCTCAAACTGATCGGCTCGGTGGAGAGCATCGTGGTGGGCAAGCACGGGCTCTACATCATCAAGAACCACCACCGTGGCGTGCTGCTCCCCCAGGTGGCCACGGAGTACGGCTGGGACCGGGAGACCTTCCTGCGCCACACCTGCGTCAAGGCGGGCTTGCCTGAGGATGCCTGGCAGAACGAGTGTGAGATATATACCTTCACGGCGCTGGTGTTCGGGGAGGGATAG
- a CDS encoding cytochrome c7, whose translation MKRAVIAMLALSVFAASAFASDVIEFPSSIGKVTFTHKAHQELLKDCQKCHASPAGGTIAGFDKDWAHKTCKGCHVEMKKGPVSCKECHKK comes from the coding sequence ATGAAAAGAGCCGTTATTGCCATGCTTGCCCTCTCAGTGTTCGCCGCGTCAGCCTTTGCCTCCGATGTGATCGAGTTCCCCTCATCCATCGGCAAAGTGACCTTTACCCACAAGGCTCACCAGGAATTGCTGAAGGATTGCCAGAAATGCCACGCAAGTCCGGCGGGCGGTACGATAGCCGGATTCGACAAGGACTGGGCCCACAAAACCTGTAAGGGGTGCCATGTCGAGATGAAGAAGGGGCCGGTGAGCTGCAAAGAGTGCCATAAGAAGTAG
- the def gene encoding peptide deformylase: MAIHPILRYPHPLLKKICHEVTGIDREIHALIQDLLDTMRAGPGSVGVAAPQIGVTLRACVVDVSNSRNGRENNHGLLRMINPRIIARSGSAVMREGCMSVPDYTGDVERSTELRVSFLEPEGELREITASGFEAVALQHEMDHLDGILFLDRIVSVKTGLFRRKTYA, encoded by the coding sequence ATGGCCATTCATCCCATTCTGCGGTATCCCCATCCGCTGCTGAAAAAAATCTGCCACGAGGTTACCGGGATCGACCGGGAGATCCATGCCCTGATTCAGGATCTGCTGGACACCATGCGGGCCGGTCCCGGATCGGTGGGGGTGGCGGCTCCCCAGATCGGCGTCACCCTGCGGGCCTGCGTCGTTGACGTCTCGAACAGCCGTAACGGAAGGGAGAACAATCACGGCCTGCTGCGTATGATCAACCCGCGCATCATCGCCCGCTCGGGTTCTGCGGTCATGCGCGAGGGGTGCATGAGCGTGCCGGACTACACCGGCGATGTGGAGCGCTCCACCGAGCTGAGGGTAAGCTTCCTGGAGCCGGAGGGGGAGCTGCGCGAGATAACCGCCAGTGGCTTCGAGGCGGTCGCCCTGCAGCACGAGATGGATCACCTGGACGGCATACTGTTTCTGGACCGGATCGTCAGCGTCAAGACCGGTCTGTTCCGGAGGAAAACCTACGCATAG